From the Pseudomonas sp. SORT22 genome, one window contains:
- a CDS encoding helix-turn-helix transcriptional regulator, producing the protein MRQSSEVPPLPDFQQLPGPVYRRMFAIPAGHRVQLHRHPWVQFTYASAGIMQVVTEQHSYLLPPQCALWIPAGVEHTAYSDQTIEFRGLYLDDSLLNGYQRPCGVVQVTPLVRELIAKANSFAPQYPAQGAQARLLQVLVDELRELPEAPFGLPLPSDPRLRRISEALQANPADNRSIEDWAQQVGASRRTLVRLFQAQTQLSFREWRQRLRLLAALPLLAQGMSVTALANELGYDSVSAFIALFQRHYGKTPGLWAAELRS; encoded by the coding sequence ATGAGACAAAGCAGTGAAGTACCGCCGTTGCCGGACTTCCAGCAACTGCCGGGGCCGGTTTACCGGCGCATGTTTGCCATTCCGGCCGGCCATCGCGTGCAATTGCACAGACACCCCTGGGTGCAGTTCACCTACGCCAGCGCCGGGATCATGCAAGTGGTCACCGAGCAGCACAGCTACCTGCTGCCGCCGCAATGTGCGTTGTGGATACCGGCGGGGGTCGAGCACACCGCCTACAGCGACCAGACCATCGAGTTTCGCGGGCTGTACCTGGATGACTCGCTGCTCAATGGCTACCAGCGTCCTTGCGGTGTGGTGCAAGTCACGCCGCTGGTACGCGAGCTGATCGCCAAGGCCAACAGCTTTGCACCGCAATACCCTGCCCAAGGCGCCCAGGCGCGGCTGTTGCAGGTGCTGGTCGATGAGTTGCGCGAACTGCCCGAAGCGCCGTTCGGCCTGCCGCTGCCCAGTGATCCGCGCCTGCGCCGAATCAGCGAAGCCTTGCAGGCCAACCCGGCCGACAACCGCAGCATTGAAGACTGGGCGCAGCAGGTGGGGGCTTCGCGGCGCACCCTGGTGCGGTTGTTCCAGGCCCAGACGCAGTTGTCGTTCAGGGAATGGCGCCAACGCTTGCGCCTGTTGGCGGCCTTGCCGTTGCTGGCGCAAGGCATGAGCGTCACGGCGCTGGCCAATGAGCTGGGCTACGACTCGGTGTCGGCGTTCATCGCCTTGTTCCAGCGCCACTACGGCAAGACCCCGGGCTTGTGGGCGGCAGAATTGCGCAGCTGA
- a CDS encoding EAL domain-containing protein, producing the protein MPRMPALLLALLLVWSATAGALTLTEEEQAWLSAHPQLRLGVDASWPPFEYRDQDGRYQGLAADYIALIQDRLDVQFKPIEPISWTAVLEQARQNKLDLLPGIMSTPERQSFLAFTRPYLDFPIVILAHDGGPQPRTIKDLYGLKIAVVENYAPHELLRTHHPDLNLVALPNVSSALQALATDEVDAVVGDLASSIWSLRQLKLEGLYVSGETPYRYQLAMAVPREQKILVGILDKVMADMSPGEISNIQERWVGKVLDHRTLWYDLLIYGLPALLLMIAILAAVIRVNRRLSSEISRRIALEQELRSSEYHYRGLVESLSAIAWEADANDFTYSYVSPHAEDLLGYPLNQWLRPGFWRSIIHPDDALWAQAYCDSETAAGRDHSLDYRVIRADGRSLWVRDIVSLIEHGHKPVMRGLMIDISETKNAEEALRLSEQKFASVFQQCPDILVIARMSDGCLLEVNEAFEEQIGLSPAQVLGRTATELNIWGIDGVGPDLLKRLQAGSIRNLEMLFRRSNGQLFTGLTSAETFQLDSTPALVVAVRDISQLKETQEQLQTSEEKFAKAFHASPDGLLLSRQSDGLLIEVNEGFCRLTGYDTHMSLDHTSLDLGIWVDLNERRRLLDMLQRDGFVRDFSCHIRRSDGQIRLCELSARPLPIAGVDCMLTIARDITERHLMQEKLQLAATVFENTAEGVLITDIDQRISAVNRAFSEITGYSEFEALGQTPRLLASGQHDSAFYVAMWHQLTAEGHWQGEIHNRRKNGEVYPSWLTISAVRNSERAITHFVAVFADISSLKHAQAKLDYQAHHDPLTGLPNRTLFESRLQAALNCSQASKRQGAVLFLDLDRFKHINDSLGHPVGDLLLKGIAQRLKEQVRDIDTVARLGGDEFIILLPGLHQPSDAEHIAHKLLACFGAPFQAGEHEFFTSASIGTSLYPQDGTDVASLIRNADAAMYRSKAKGRNRVESYTRDLTAQASERIALEHELRRAIERNELSLCYQPKFSLKTQSLVGAEALIRWTNPTFGDVPPEHFIALAEENGMILQLGDWVLEQACRQMQVWKHNYLAFGPLSVNLAGAQLRQPSLVKRIEQLLKTHQLKAGDLQLEITENFIMSQAEEALAILHQLKHLGVQLAIDDFGTGYSSLSYLKRLPLDILKIDQSFIRGLPDDPHDAAIARAIIALGRSMQLTIIAEGVESQAQQQFLAAEGCEQIQGYIVSLPLPPEEFAASFLRIALSDLSDSTARKPSL; encoded by the coding sequence ATGCCCCGAATGCCGGCCCTTCTGTTGGCTCTCCTGCTCGTCTGGAGTGCAACTGCCGGCGCCTTGACCCTGACTGAGGAAGAACAAGCCTGGCTCAGCGCACACCCGCAGCTGCGCCTGGGCGTCGATGCATCCTGGCCACCTTTTGAATACCGGGACCAGGACGGTCGCTACCAGGGATTGGCCGCCGACTACATTGCCCTTATCCAGGACCGCCTGGACGTGCAGTTCAAGCCGATCGAGCCGATCAGCTGGACTGCCGTGCTCGAGCAGGCCCGGCAGAACAAGCTCGACCTGCTGCCCGGTATCATGTCCACCCCAGAGCGCCAGAGCTTTCTGGCCTTCACCCGCCCGTACCTGGATTTTCCGATCGTCATCCTCGCCCATGATGGCGGGCCGCAGCCACGGACCATCAAGGATCTCTACGGCCTGAAGATCGCCGTGGTGGAAAACTACGCGCCCCACGAGCTGTTGCGCACCCACCACCCGGACCTCAACCTGGTGGCCCTGCCCAATGTCAGCTCGGCGCTGCAGGCCCTGGCCACCGATGAAGTGGACGCCGTGGTGGGCGACCTTGCCTCGAGCATCTGGAGCCTGCGTCAGCTCAAGCTCGAAGGCCTGTACGTCAGCGGCGAAACGCCCTACCGCTATCAGCTGGCCATGGCAGTGCCACGGGAACAGAAGATCCTCGTCGGCATTCTCGACAAGGTCATGGCCGACATGAGCCCCGGCGAAATCAGCAATATCCAGGAGCGCTGGGTCGGCAAAGTGCTTGACCACCGCACGCTGTGGTACGACCTGCTGATCTACGGCCTGCCCGCCCTGCTGCTGATGATCGCCATCCTTGCTGCGGTGATCCGCGTCAACCGCCGCCTGAGCTCGGAGATTTCCCGGCGCATCGCCCTTGAGCAGGAACTGCGCAGCAGCGAATACCACTACCGCGGCCTGGTCGAAAGCCTTTCGGCCATTGCCTGGGAAGCCGACGCCAACGACTTCACCTACAGCTACGTCTCGCCCCATGCCGAAGACCTGCTCGGCTACCCGTTGAACCAGTGGCTGCGCCCGGGCTTCTGGCGCAGCATCATCCACCCCGACGACGCCCTCTGGGCCCAGGCCTATTGCGACAGCGAAACCGCCGCCGGCCGCGATCACAGCCTTGATTACCGCGTAATCCGCGCCGACGGCCGCAGCCTGTGGGTGCGCGATATCGTCAGCCTCATCGAACACGGGCACAAACCAGTGATGCGTGGGCTGATGATCGACATCAGCGAAACCAAGAACGCCGAAGAAGCCCTGCGCCTGTCGGAGCAGAAGTTCGCCTCGGTGTTTCAGCAGTGCCCGGATATCCTGGTGATCGCCCGGATGAGCGACGGCTGCCTGCTGGAAGTCAATGAGGCCTTTGAAGAACAGATCGGCCTGAGCCCGGCGCAAGTGCTGGGCCGCACCGCCACCGAGCTGAACATCTGGGGCATCGACGGCGTTGGCCCGGACCTGCTCAAGCGCTTGCAGGCAGGCAGCATCCGCAACCTGGAAATGCTCTTCCGGCGCAGCAACGGCCAGCTGTTCACCGGCCTGACTTCCGCCGAGACCTTCCAGCTCGACAGCACGCCGGCGCTGGTAGTGGCAGTACGCGACATCAGCCAGCTGAAAGAAACCCAGGAGCAGCTGCAGACCTCCGAAGAGAAGTTCGCCAAGGCCTTCCACGCCTCCCCCGACGGCCTGTTGCTGTCGCGCCAGAGTGACGGTTTGCTGATCGAAGTAAACGAAGGCTTCTGCCGCCTGACCGGCTACGACACCCACATGTCGCTGGACCACACCTCGCTGGACCTGGGTATCTGGGTCGACCTCAACGAGCGCCGGCGGCTGCTGGACATGCTCCAGCGCGACGGCTTCGTGCGTGATTTCAGCTGCCATATCCGCCGCAGCGACGGCCAGATCCGCCTCTGCGAACTGTCAGCCAGGCCGCTGCCGATTGCCGGGGTCGATTGCATGCTGACCATCGCCCGCGACATCACCGAGCGCCATCTGATGCAGGAAAAACTGCAACTGGCCGCCACCGTATTCGAGAACACCGCCGAAGGCGTGTTGATCACCGACATCGACCAGCGCATCAGTGCGGTCAACCGCGCCTTCAGCGAAATCACCGGCTACAGCGAGTTTGAAGCGCTGGGTCAGACCCCACGGCTGCTCGCCTCCGGCCAGCACGATAGCGCCTTCTATGTCGCCATGTGGCACCAACTGACGGCTGAGGGCCATTGGCAGGGCGAAATCCACAACCGGCGCAAGAACGGCGAGGTTTACCCCAGTTGGCTGACCATCAGCGCGGTGCGCAACAGCGAGCGCGCCATCACCCACTTTGTCGCGGTGTTCGCCGATATCTCCAGCCTCAAGCACGCCCAGGCCAAGCTCGATTACCAGGCCCATCACGACCCGCTGACCGGCCTGCCCAATCGCACCCTGTTCGAAAGCCGCCTTCAGGCCGCGCTCAACTGTTCCCAGGCCTCCAAGCGCCAAGGCGCGGTGCTGTTTCTCGATCTCGATCGCTTCAAGCACATCAACGACAGCCTCGGCCATCCGGTCGGCGACCTGTTGCTTAAAGGCATCGCCCAGCGGCTCAAGGAACAGGTGCGCGACATCGATACCGTCGCACGCCTGGGCGGCGACGAGTTCATCATCCTGCTGCCCGGCCTGCACCAGCCCAGTGATGCCGAGCACATCGCGCACAAACTGCTGGCCTGCTTCGGCGCACCGTTCCAGGCTGGCGAACATGAGTTCTTTACCAGCGCCAGCATCGGCACCAGCCTTTATCCACAGGACGGCACCGACGTCGCCTCGCTGATCCGCAACGCCGACGCCGCCATGTACCGCTCCAAGGCCAAGGGGCGCAACCGGGTCGAGTCCTACACCCGCGACCTCACCGCCCAGGCCAGCGAGCGCATCGCCCTGGAGCACGAACTGCGCCGGGCCATCGAGCGCAATGAACTGAGCCTGTGCTACCAGCCCAAGTTCAGCCTCAAGACCCAGAGCCTGGTCGGCGCCGAAGCGCTGATCCGCTGGACCAACCCGACGTTCGGCGACGTCCCGCCGGAGCACTTCATTGCACTGGCCGAAGAGAACGGCATGATCCTGCAACTGGGCGACTGGGTACTGGAACAAGCCTGCCGGCAAATGCAGGTCTGGAAGCATAACTACCTGGCGTTCGGCCCGCTGTCGGTCAACCTCGCCGGCGCTCAGTTGCGCCAGCCAAGCCTGGTCAAACGCATCGAACAACTGCTCAAGACCCACCAGCTCAAGGCCGGTGACCTGCAGTTGGAAATCACCGAGAACTTCATCATGAGCCAGGCCGAAGAAGCCCTGGCCATCCTCCATCAACTCAAGCACCTGGGCGTGCAACTGGCGATCGACGACTTCGGCACCGGCTACTCGTCGCTGAGCTACCTCAAGCGCCTGCCGCTGGATATCCTCAAGATCGACCAGTCGTTCATCCGCGGCCTGCCCGACGATCCTCATGATGCGGCCATTGCCCGCGCCATCATCGCCCTGGGCCGCAGCATGCAACTGACCATCATCGCCGAAGGGGTGGAAAGCCAGGCTCAGCAGCAGTTCCTCGCTGCCGAAGGCTGCGAGCAGATCCAGGGCTACATCGTCAGCCTGCCGCTGCCGCCCGAAGAATTTGCCGCGAGTTTCCTTCGCATAGCACTTTCAGATCTTTCGGATAGCACAGCCCGGAAACCCTCGTTATAA
- the rpoD gene encoding RNA polymerase sigma factor RpoD, whose protein sequence is MSGKAQQQSRIKELITRGREQGYLTYAEVNDHLPEDISDPEQVEDIIRMINDMGINVFESAPDADALLLAEADTDEAAAEEAAAALAAVETDIGRTTDPVRMYMREMGTVELLTREGEIEIAKRIEEGIREVMGAIAHFPGTVEHILSEYDRVTTEGGRLSDVLSGYIDPDDGIAPPAEVPPPIDPKAPAKADADDDEEEKEESSDEEEEVESGPDPVVAQQRFGAVQDQLNATLKVLKKNGRSHKDSLKAMLDLAELFMPIKLVPKQFEALVERVRSALDRLRQQERAIMQLCVRDARMPRADFLRLFPSNEIDQTWASDLAKRSTKWAAALGEKSDAIVACQQKLIDLESETGLTIAEIKDINRRMSIGEAKARRAKKEMVEANLRLVISIAKKYTNRGLQFLDLIQEGNIGLMKAVDKFEYRRGYKFSTYATWWIRQAITRSIADQARTIRIPVHMIETINKLNRISRQMLQEMGREPTPEELGERMEMPEDKIRKVLKIAKEPISMETPIGDDEDSHLGDFIEDSTMQSPIDVATVESLKEATRDVLSGLTAREAKVLRMRFGIDMNTDHTLEEVGKQFDVTRERIRQIEAKALRKLRHPTRSEHLRSFLDE, encoded by the coding sequence ATGTCCGGAAAAGCGCAACAGCAGTCTCGCATCAAAGAGTTGATCACCCGCGGTCGTGAGCAGGGCTACCTGACTTACGCGGAGGTCAACGACCACCTGCCAGAGGATATTTCAGATCCGGAGCAGGTGGAAGACATCATCCGCATGATCAACGACATGGGGATCAACGTATTCGAGAGTGCTCCGGATGCGGATGCCCTTTTGTTGGCCGAAGCCGACACCGACGAAGCCGCAGCTGAAGAAGCCGCCGCAGCGTTGGCGGCTGTGGAAACCGATATTGGTCGCACGACTGACCCGGTGCGCATGTACATGCGTGAAATGGGTACCGTCGAGCTTCTGACCCGCGAAGGCGAAATCGAAATCGCCAAGCGGATCGAAGAAGGTATTCGTGAAGTCATGGGTGCTATCGCCCACTTCCCGGGTACGGTCGAGCACATCCTCTCCGAGTACGATCGCGTCACCACCGAAGGTGGCCGCCTGTCCGACGTTCTCAGCGGTTACATCGACCCGGACGACGGCATCGCGCCGCCGGCCGAAGTGCCGCCGCCGATCGACCCGAAAGCCCCGGCCAAGGCCGATGCTGACGACGACGAGGAAGAGAAAGAGGAAAGCAGCGACGAAGAGGAAGAAGTCGAAAGCGGTCCGGATCCGGTCGTCGCGCAACAGCGCTTCGGTGCCGTCCAGGATCAGCTCAACGCTACCCTCAAGGTGCTGAAGAAGAACGGCCGCAGCCACAAGGACAGCCTCAAGGCGATGCTTGATCTGGCCGAGCTGTTCATGCCGATCAAGCTGGTACCGAAGCAGTTCGAAGCCCTGGTTGAGCGCGTTCGTAGCGCCCTGGACCGCCTGCGTCAGCAAGAACGCGCCATCATGCAACTGTGCGTCCGTGACGCGCGCATGCCACGTGCCGACTTCCTGCGCCTGTTCCCGAGCAACGAAATCGACCAGACCTGGGCCAGCGACCTGGCCAAGCGCAGCACCAAATGGGCGGCTGCCCTGGGTGAGAAAAGCGACGCCATCGTGGCCTGCCAGCAGAAGCTGATCGACCTCGAAAGCGAAACCGGCCTGACCATCGCCGAGATCAAGGACATCAACCGTCGCATGTCGATCGGTGAAGCCAAGGCTCGTCGCGCCAAGAAAGAAATGGTCGAGGCCAACCTGCGTCTGGTTATCTCGATCGCCAAGAAGTACACCAACCGCGGCCTGCAGTTCCTCGACCTGATCCAGGAAGGCAACATCGGCCTGATGAAGGCGGTGGACAAGTTCGAATACCGTCGTGGTTACAAGTTCTCGACCTATGCCACCTGGTGGATTCGCCAGGCGATCACCCGTTCGATCGCCGACCAGGCCCGCACCATCCGTATTCCGGTGCACATGATCGAGACGATCAACAAGCTCAACCGTATTTCCCGGCAGATGTTGCAGGAAATGGGTCGCGAACCGACCCCGGAAGAGCTGGGTGAGCGCATGGAAATGCCTGAGGACAAGATCCGCAAGGTATTGAAGATCGCCAAAGAGCCGATCTCCATGGAAACCCCGATCGGTGACGACGAAGATTCGCACCTGGGTGACTTCATCGAAGACTCGACCATGCAGTCGCCAATCGATGTGGCCACGGTCGAAAGCCTCAAGGAAGCGACCCGTGACGTGCTCTCCGGTCTGACCGCACGCGAAGCCAAGGTGCTGCGCATGCGTTTCGGTATCGACATGAACACCGATCACACCCTCGAAGAGGTCGGCAAACAATTCGACGTGACCCGCGAGCGGATCCGTCAGATTGAAGCCAAGGCGCTGCGCAAGCTGCGCCATCCGACACGAAGCGAGCATCTGCGCTCCTTCCTCGACGAGTGA
- the dnaG gene encoding DNA primase, producing the protein MAGLIPQSFIDDLLNRTDIVDVVSSRVQLKKAGKNLTACCPFHKEKTPSFSVSPDKQFYYCFGCGAGGNALGFIMDHDNLDFPQAVEELAKAAGMEIPREESGRGHKPRQPVDSPLYPLLEAAAEFYRQALRSHPTRKSAVDYLKGRGLSGEIARDFGLGFAPPGWDNLFKHLSSDTLQQKAMIDAGLLIENAESGKRYDRFRDRVMFPIRDSRGRVIAFGGRVLGDDKPKYLNSPETPVFHKGQELYGLYEARKFNRNLDEIIVVEGYMDVIALAQQGLRNAVATLGTATSEEHLKRLFRVVPSVLFCFDGDQAGRNAAWRALEATLSSLQDGRKARFLFLPEGEDPDTLVRAEGTDAFRARINQHAQPLADYFFQQLTEEADPRSLEGKAHMATLAAPLIEKVPGANLRALMRNRLKEITGLDNQQVEQLAHTAPAEAPPSYDPGIDYDAIPDYTPDYADFHQPEYAAPQQQWTPNKGGKKKWDGKPWDKKGKPWERNGQRQDAPPRVPTSVEPPTLSALRTLLHHPQLAKKVEDASQLAAEEHVYAQLLVALLEALQKNPELRSLQLIARWHGTEQGRLLRALAEKEWLIDADNLEQQFFDTITSLSARQRERSLEHLLRKARQSDLSAEEKNQLRDLLSRNVPAQTPTSTGA; encoded by the coding sequence ATGGCCGGGCTGATTCCCCAGAGTTTTATCGACGACCTGCTCAACCGTACCGACATCGTCGATGTGGTGAGTTCGCGCGTGCAGCTGAAAAAAGCTGGCAAGAACCTCACGGCCTGCTGCCCGTTCCACAAAGAAAAGACCCCGTCCTTCAGCGTCAGCCCCGACAAACAGTTCTATTACTGCTTTGGCTGCGGCGCGGGCGGCAACGCCCTTGGCTTCATCATGGACCACGACAACCTGGATTTCCCCCAGGCCGTCGAGGAACTGGCCAAGGCCGCCGGCATGGAGATCCCCCGCGAAGAAAGCGGGCGTGGTCACAAACCCCGGCAACCAGTCGATTCACCGCTGTACCCGCTGCTTGAAGCCGCCGCCGAATTTTATCGCCAGGCGCTGCGCAGCCATCCGACGCGCAAATCCGCGGTCGACTACCTCAAGGGCCGCGGCCTGTCCGGCGAGATCGCCCGCGACTTCGGCCTGGGCTTTGCCCCGCCCGGCTGGGACAACCTGTTCAAACACTTGAGCAGCGATACCTTGCAGCAAAAGGCCATGATTGATGCCGGCCTGCTGATCGAGAACGCCGAGTCCGGCAAGCGCTACGACCGCTTCCGTGACCGGGTGATGTTTCCGATCCGCGACAGCCGTGGCCGGGTCATCGCCTTCGGCGGCCGGGTTCTGGGCGACGACAAGCCCAAGTACCTCAACTCCCCGGAAACCCCGGTGTTCCACAAGGGCCAGGAGCTGTACGGGCTGTACGAGGCGCGCAAGTTCAACCGCAACCTCGACGAGATCATCGTGGTCGAAGGCTACATGGACGTCATAGCCCTCGCGCAGCAAGGCTTGCGCAACGCGGTGGCAACCCTGGGCACGGCCACCAGCGAAGAGCACCTCAAGCGTCTGTTTCGCGTGGTGCCGAGCGTGCTGTTCTGTTTTGACGGCGACCAGGCCGGCCGCAATGCTGCCTGGCGCGCCCTGGAAGCAACGCTTTCGAGCCTGCAGGACGGGCGCAAGGCGCGCTTTCTGTTTTTGCCCGAAGGCGAAGACCCCGACACCCTGGTACGCGCCGAAGGCACCGATGCCTTCCGCGCGCGCATCAATCAGCATGCGCAGCCGCTGGCCGATTATTTTTTCCAGCAGTTGACCGAGGAAGCTGACCCGCGCTCGCTCGAGGGCAAGGCACACATGGCCACCCTCGCTGCACCGTTGATCGAAAAAGTGCCCGGGGCGAATCTTCGCGCCTTGATGCGCAATCGCCTCAAGGAAATCACCGGCCTGGACAACCAGCAGGTCGAACAACTGGCGCACACTGCACCGGCGGAAGCTCCACCCAGTTACGACCCGGGCATCGATTACGACGCGATTCCCGACTACACACCGGATTACGCTGATTTTCACCAGCCCGAGTACGCCGCGCCACAACAGCAGTGGACACCGAACAAGGGCGGCAAGAAAAAGTGGGACGGCAAACCCTGGGACAAGAAGGGCAAGCCCTGGGAGCGCAATGGCCAGCGCCAGGATGCGCCACCACGGGTGCCGACCTCGGTAGAACCGCCGACCTTGAGCGCCCTGCGCACCTTGCTGCATCACCCGCAACTGGCGAAAAAGGTCGAAGATGCCAGCCAGCTGGCGGCCGAAGAACACGTCTATGCCCAGCTGCTGGTAGCCCTGCTCGAGGCGTTGCAAAAGAATCCTGAGCTACGCTCACTACAGCTGATCGCCCGCTGGCATGGCACTGAACAGGGCCGCCTGCTAAGGGCATTGGCAGAAAAGGAATGGCTGATCGATGCCGATAACCTTGAACAACAGTTTTTCGACACCATAACTAGCTTGTCCGCTCGCCAACGCGAGCGCAGCCTGGAACATCTGCTCAGGAAAGCACGTCAAAGTGACTTGAGCGCAGAGGAAAAAAATCAGCTGCGTGACCTGTTAAGCCGTAATGTTCCCGCACAAACCCCGACCTCAACTGGCGCGTGA